A window of Spodoptera frugiperda isolate SF20-4 chromosome 17, AGI-APGP_CSIRO_Sfru_2.0, whole genome shotgun sequence contains these coding sequences:
- the LOC118276949 gene encoding uncharacterized protein LOC118276949, translating into MTKIETYVFFDIETTGLPHEERNKTKITELCFVAVLREHIKRTHPFAISTPVSKLTLLINPQKRISPISEKITGLSNDLLKNAPIFQEYVHTIISYLSSLPKPICLVAHNGDRFDYTILLAEFLDANATLPQDILCVDSLTAFRQILKNSNIVPSTVRKDDATTKSSSTKDDSMLEEDSLARDNNSLISEDSLISEDWPDLDVSADDWKEIDSLCSSFSEMPLDGNKSSSNSDEPKAQPKNVDKNEKISYKLVDIYKRIVKKDAYNAHRAEDDCFMLMECVMATKEFLPWAEKHCKSIHDISPLDRHKYDFKTSSPC; encoded by the coding sequence ATGACTAAAATTGAAACTTACGTATTCTTCGACATCGAAACTACAGGACTGCCACACGAGGagagaaataaaactaagatTACTGAACTTTGTTTCGTAGCAGTTCTGCGAGAACACATCAAACGAACACATCCATTTGCTATCAGTACGCCAGTGAGTAAACTGACTTTACTTATCAATCCACAGAAAAGGATAAGCCCTATATCAGAAAAAATTACCGGCTTGTCTAATGATTTGTTGAAGAATGCTCCAATTTTCCAAGAATATGTGCACACCATCATATCATATCTGTCATCACTCCCCAAGCCTATATGCCTGGTTGCTCATAACGGCGACCGGTTTGATTACACAATTCTCTTGGCAGAATTCTTAGATGCCAATGCTACACTGCCACAGGACATACTTTGTGTTGACTCATTGACTGCATTTCgacagatattaaaaaatagtaacaTAGTTCCTTCGACTGTGAGAAAAGATGACGCAACAACGAAAAGTAGCTCTACAAAGGATGACTCAATGTTAGAGGAGGACTCATTAGCTAGAGATAACAACTCTTTAATAAGTGAAGATTCTTTGATAAGCGAAGACTGGCCCGATCTTGATGTAAGTGCAGACGACTGGAAGGAAATTGATTCTTTATGTTCCTCTTTCTCTGAAATGCCTTTAGATGGTAACAAGTCCAGTAGCAATTCTGATGAGCCTAAGGCACAACCaaaaaatgtagataaaaatgaaaaaataagttataaattagtagatatttataaaaggaTAGTGAAAAAGGATGCATACAATGCTCATAGAGCAGAAGATGATTGTTTTATGCTTATGGAATGTGTGATGGCTACCAAGGAGTTCCTACCATGGGCGGAGAAGCACTGTAAAAGTATTCATGACATTTCTCCTTTGGACCGCCACAAATATGACTTTAAAACATCCTCCCCATGCTAA
- the LOC118276709 gene encoding uncharacterized protein LOC118276709 isoform X1, translating into MLLTIYNLPSSTRYTDVKALIQSNCGLSEVILDNLVNDVNNTKKVTVGLPEEEDAAILTRKINGMMVEGKILYVEALKKKQANINQHQQKLPTPAYEGGPQAMQQRQQPTALMQTPIPRPTLLQQPMLQQPYYQQNKYHQQPAPSGFPNMPLQPPPMPFPGLFRVQNPTASYGYPQQMQYQPSQQPMVGQNLVGFDKRGAPLGFGSQDNNPKASLNQNDWNMAGDASGGNQMSQQHKPRLQRWEATDDRSSRRESAPRDSNRNQPSRFGREPSSRDTGRNSSSRDVGRDSSRRSYGRDVPSRDRDRNFDRSRRRVTPTNLGSDRGRNVSNQYGQDRGRDATNDFGHDRGRDAPNDFGRDRGRDATSDFRRDRDRDTTSNYGRDRGRDDPHNYRRDRDARNSQGRDTGRDAPGRDRGRNAPPRRASRDHDRDSSHRRPDQPRVPMKRQFSPSGTRASQNTNQGPQRQQRGGPKANQPRDRPPQPTRSESNYVPPLKQPKNGDGPPRASAPQRLSAPQRLSGPQRSSAPQRQGAPQRPSVPQRPGAPLRPSAPQRPGAPQRPGAPQRPSAPQRPGAPQRPSAPQRASAPQRPGAPQRPNVPQRPGAPQRPNVPQRPVAPQRPSAPQKAIVPQQAAGPQSTFRRPPPPHLAGKVYKKKDAKERVLIRSATWRNQLASAVGKEVLNLDCDLQGVAREKVLTEVKRAIRIRVQKMFGENHKMTLPDMLKLYREKYTVETDKEFFNEVMAHVLKDGVYPDDEGLLKDIPHQNMGQNLIPKEEPDEDIMPQYPQGDKRLNKSVKRTNTIMFENETMLVSQLDPAMQKVLAEEVEAVSASVAEELQVEPEPEFKDAHNRLKASLVDDFSKALKVNIAKRVLNVGPIMVRIFSIPKIVTRTKLIPVLSQFGITSLRKSEFKKPPIYYGTCESYEAHDKLCAMEPILVDGCTIRMKPLHLTGKMKWSGNSSGKNTASQDVTESTEEYYDLDEEMGEELHADGNNSQEEDDDQMNEEIADSFDQDASNEQEVDEKETSERNDSQNSITPSTETKIETSADENTQETLVTLVEDSNGPTEVERENKIDNVDHAVDKTVEKGETNDGIEGESCNENDGNYDENEGDYGGDEEGYNKSGNDEMQEGGEDLMGEEEEDPNDYEDIDMDNVDENDLEDW; encoded by the exons ATGTTGCTGACCATATATAATTTGCCGTCATCG ACGCGGTATACAGACGTGAAAGCGTTGATACAGAGTAATTGTGGCCTGAGCGAGGTGATCTTGGATAATTTGGTAAATGATGTAAATAATACGAAGAAAGTGACTGTCGGGCTGCCCGAAGAGGAAGATGCTGCCATACTTACGAGGAAAATTAACGGCATGATGGTAGAAGGAAAGATTTTGTATGTTGAAGCACTTAAGAAAAAGCAg GCAAACATTAATCAACATCAACAGAAATTACCGACGCCAGCTTATGAAGGGGGTCCGCAAGCTATGCAGCAAAGACAG CAACCAACTGCCCTGATGCAAACACCAATACCACGGCCTACGCTGCTCCAGCAACCAATGCTGCAGCAGCCGTATTACCAGCAGAACAAGTACCATCAGCAACCCGCTCCGTCAGGGTTCCCCAACATGCCGCTTCAACCACCGCCCATGCCCTTTCCTGGGCTCTTTAGGGTACAG AATCCAACTGCCAGCTATGGCTATCCACAACAAATGCAGTACCAACCATCACAGCAACCTATGGTGGGGCAAAATCTGGTGGGGTTTGATAAAAGAGGGGCTCCTCTTGGATTCGGCAGCCAAGATAACAATCCCAAAGCCAGTTTAAATCAAAATGATTGGAATATGGCCGGGGATGCCTCTGGTGGGAATCAAATGTCCCAACAGCACAAACCTAGGTTGCAACGATGGGAGGCCACTGATGATCGAAGCAGTCGCCGAGAGAGTGCGCCTCGTGACTCCAACCGAAACCAACCTTCGCGCTTCGGACGGGAACCGTCTTCCCGTGACACGGGCCGTAACTCATCTTCTCGCGACGTCGGCCGTGATTCGTCTCGGCGCAGCTATGGACGAGATGTTCCCTCGCGCGATCGTGACCGGAACTTCGATCGCAGTCGTCGGCGGGTTACGCCTACTAACCTGGGATCCGACCGCGGTCGGAATGTGTCAAACCAATATGGGCAGGATCGGGGTCGGGATGCTACCAATGACTTCGGCCACGATCGTGGCCGGGACGCACCGAACGACTTCGGGCGCGATCGTGGTCGAGATGCAACTAGCGATTTCAGACGTGACCGCGACCGGGATACAACTAGCAACTACGGGCGAGATAGAGGTCGGGACGATCCTCACAACTATAGACGTGATCGGGATGCACGTAACAGCCAAGGCCGCGACACTGGCAGGGATGCCCCGGGCCGTGACCGCGGCCGCAACGCACCGCCGCGTCGTGCATCCCGTGATCATGACAGAGACTCATCTCATAGAAGACCTGACCAACCTCGTGTTCCTATGAAACGCCAGTTTTCGCCTTCCGGCACTCGAGCATCTCAAAATACTAACCAGGGGCCTCAGCGACAACAGCGAGGTGGTCCTAAAGCAAACCAACCTCGGGATAGGCCCCCACAACCAACGAGGTCCGAGAGTAATTATGTACCACCTTTAAAACAACCCAAAAATGGCGATGGGCCGCCGAGAGCAAGTGCTCCACAGAGACTGAGTGCTCCGCAGAGACTGAGCGGTCCGCAAAGATCGAGCGCTCCTCAGAGACAAGGCGCTCCGCAGAGACCGAGCGTTCCGCAGAGACCAGGCGCTCCGCTGAGACCGAGTGCCCCACAGCGACCGGGCGCTCCGCAGAGACCAGGCGCTCCGCAGAGACCGAGCGCTCCACAGAGACCAGGCGCTCCGCAGAGACCGAGTGCCCCACAAAGAGCGAGCGCTCCACAAAGACCCGGCGCTCCGCAGAGACCGAACGTTCCACAGAGACCAGGTGCTCCGCAGAGACCGAACGTTCCACAGAGACCAGTTGCTCCGCAGAGACCGAGCGCTCCGCAGAAAGCGATTGTCCCACAGCAAGCGGCTGGTCCGCAGTCAACATTCCGCCGCCCACCACCTCCACATCTGGCGGGGaaagtatataaaaagaaaGACGCTAAGGAACGAGTCTTAATCCGTTCAGCTACGTGGCGAAACCAACTCGCGTCTGCTGTTGGGAAAGAAGTTTTGAATCTCGATTGCGACTTGCAAGGTGTTGCCCGCGAAAAAGTTTTGACGGAGGTAAAGCGTGCTATACGCATTCGGGTGCAGAAAATGTTTGGtgaaaatcataaaatgactTTACCTGATATGTTAAAGTTATATAGGGAGAAGTATACAGTTGAAACTGATAAAGAATTCTTCAATGAAGTTATGGCACACGTATTGAAGGATGGAGTCTATCCAGATGATGAAGGCTTGTTAAAAG ACATTCCACACCAAAATATGGGCCAGAATTTGATACCGAAGGAGGAACCAGATGAAGACATCATGCCTCAGTATCCGCAAGGAG ATAAGAGGTTGAATAAAT ctGTAAAGAGAACAAATACGATAATGTTTGAAAATGAGACCATGCTCGTCTCTCAGCTGGACCCTGCCATGCAGAAAGTGCTTGCTGAAGAGGTTGAAGCCGTCAGCGCATCC GTTGCGGAGGAGCTCCAAGTGGAGCCGGAGCCAGAATTCAAGGACGCCCACAACCGCCTCAAGGCTTCACTCGTCGATGACTTCAGCAAG GCTCTCAAAGTGAATATTGCAAAACGGGTCCTGAATGTTGGTCCGATAATGGTGAGGATATTCAGCATTCCGAAGATTGTGACCAGGACCAAGTTGATACCAGTTCTGTCCCAGTTTGGTATAACCAGCCTCAGGAAGTCGGAGTTTAAGAAACCTCCAATCTACTACGGGACCTGCGAGTCGTATGAGGCTCACGACAAACTATGTGCTATGGAACCGATTCTAGTTG ATGGATGCACAATAAGAATGAAACCTTTACATCTGACTGGGAAAATGAAATGGTCAGGCAACTCTTCAGGCAAGAATACAGCATCACAAGACGTGACTGAATCCACTGAGGAATACTATGATTTAGACGAAGAAATGGGAGAGGAGTTACATGCAGATGGTAACAATAGCCAGGAGGAAGATGATGATCAAATGAACGAAGAAATCGCTGACTCATTCGACCAAGACGCTAGCAATGAGCAAGAAGTTGATGAAAAAGAAACGTCTGAACGTAACGACAGTCAAAACAGTATTACACCAAGCACAGAAACCAAAATAGAAACGAGTGCTGATGAAAACACACAAGAAACATTGGTCACTTTAGTAGAAGACAGTAATGGACCTACGGAAGTGGAAAGAGAAAACAAAATAGACAATGTGGATCATGCAGTAGATAAAACAGTTGAGAAAGGTGAAACTAATGATGGGATTGAAGGAGAAAGCTGCAATGAAAATGATGGCAATTATGATGAAAACGAAGGAGATTATGGTGGTGATGAAGAGGGATATAATAAGAGTGGTAATGATGAAATGCAAGAAGGAGGAGAAGATTTAATgggagaagaagaagaagatccAAATGATTATGAGGATATTGACATGGACAACGTCGATGAAAATGATTTAGAAGATTGGTAA
- the LOC118276709 gene encoding uncharacterized protein LOC118276709 isoform X2, with the protein MLLTIYNLPSSTRYTDVKALIQSNCGLSEVILDNLVNDVNNTKKVTVGLPEEEDAAILTRKINGMMVEGKILYVEALKKKQANINQHQQKLPTPAYEGGPQAMQQRQQPTALMQTPIPRPTLLQQPMLQQPYYQQNKYHQQPAPSGFPNMPLQPPPMPFPGLFRVQNPTASYGYPQQMQYQPSQQPMVGQNLVGFDKRGAPLGFGSQDNNPKASLNQNDWNMAGDASGGNQMSQQHKPRLQRWEATDDRSSRRESAPRDSNRNQPSRFGREPSSRDTGRNSSSRDVGRDSSRRSYGRDVPSRDRDRNFDRSRRRVTPTNLGSDRGRNVSNQYGQDRGRDATNDFGHDRGRDAPNDFGRDRGRDATSDFRRDRDRDTTSNYGRDRGRDDPHNYRRDRDARNSQGRDTGRDAPGRDRGRNAPPRRASRDHDRDSSHRRPDQPRVPMKRQFSPSGTRASQNTNQGPQRQQRGGPKANQPRDRPPQPTRSESNYVPPLKQPKNGDGPPRASAPQRLSAPQRLSGPQRSSAPQRQGAPQRPSVPQRPGAPLRPSAPQRPGAPQRPGAPQRPSAPQRASAPQRPGAPQRPNVPQRPGAPQRPNVPQRPVAPQRPSAPQKAIVPQQAAGPQSTFRRPPPPHLAGKVYKKKDAKERVLIRSATWRNQLASAVGKEVLNLDCDLQGVAREKVLTEVKRAIRIRVQKMFGENHKMTLPDMLKLYREKYTVETDKEFFNEVMAHVLKDGVYPDDEGLLKDIPHQNMGQNLIPKEEPDEDIMPQYPQGDKRLNKSVKRTNTIMFENETMLVSQLDPAMQKVLAEEVEAVSASVAEELQVEPEPEFKDAHNRLKASLVDDFSKALKVNIAKRVLNVGPIMVRIFSIPKIVTRTKLIPVLSQFGITSLRKSEFKKPPIYYGTCESYEAHDKLCAMEPILVDGCTIRMKPLHLTGKMKWSGNSSGKNTASQDVTESTEEYYDLDEEMGEELHADGNNSQEEDDDQMNEEIADSFDQDASNEQEVDEKETSERNDSQNSITPSTETKIETSADENTQETLVTLVEDSNGPTEVERENKIDNVDHAVDKTVEKGETNDGIEGESCNENDGNYDENEGDYGGDEEGYNKSGNDEMQEGGEDLMGEEEEDPNDYEDIDMDNVDENDLEDW; encoded by the exons ATGTTGCTGACCATATATAATTTGCCGTCATCG ACGCGGTATACAGACGTGAAAGCGTTGATACAGAGTAATTGTGGCCTGAGCGAGGTGATCTTGGATAATTTGGTAAATGATGTAAATAATACGAAGAAAGTGACTGTCGGGCTGCCCGAAGAGGAAGATGCTGCCATACTTACGAGGAAAATTAACGGCATGATGGTAGAAGGAAAGATTTTGTATGTTGAAGCACTTAAGAAAAAGCAg GCAAACATTAATCAACATCAACAGAAATTACCGACGCCAGCTTATGAAGGGGGTCCGCAAGCTATGCAGCAAAGACAG CAACCAACTGCCCTGATGCAAACACCAATACCACGGCCTACGCTGCTCCAGCAACCAATGCTGCAGCAGCCGTATTACCAGCAGAACAAGTACCATCAGCAACCCGCTCCGTCAGGGTTCCCCAACATGCCGCTTCAACCACCGCCCATGCCCTTTCCTGGGCTCTTTAGGGTACAG AATCCAACTGCCAGCTATGGCTATCCACAACAAATGCAGTACCAACCATCACAGCAACCTATGGTGGGGCAAAATCTGGTGGGGTTTGATAAAAGAGGGGCTCCTCTTGGATTCGGCAGCCAAGATAACAATCCCAAAGCCAGTTTAAATCAAAATGATTGGAATATGGCCGGGGATGCCTCTGGTGGGAATCAAATGTCCCAACAGCACAAACCTAGGTTGCAACGATGGGAGGCCACTGATGATCGAAGCAGTCGCCGAGAGAGTGCGCCTCGTGACTCCAACCGAAACCAACCTTCGCGCTTCGGACGGGAACCGTCTTCCCGTGACACGGGCCGTAACTCATCTTCTCGCGACGTCGGCCGTGATTCGTCTCGGCGCAGCTATGGACGAGATGTTCCCTCGCGCGATCGTGACCGGAACTTCGATCGCAGTCGTCGGCGGGTTACGCCTACTAACCTGGGATCCGACCGCGGTCGGAATGTGTCAAACCAATATGGGCAGGATCGGGGTCGGGATGCTACCAATGACTTCGGCCACGATCGTGGCCGGGACGCACCGAACGACTTCGGGCGCGATCGTGGTCGAGATGCAACTAGCGATTTCAGACGTGACCGCGACCGGGATACAACTAGCAACTACGGGCGAGATAGAGGTCGGGACGATCCTCACAACTATAGACGTGATCGGGATGCACGTAACAGCCAAGGCCGCGACACTGGCAGGGATGCCCCGGGCCGTGACCGCGGCCGCAACGCACCGCCGCGTCGTGCATCCCGTGATCATGACAGAGACTCATCTCATAGAAGACCTGACCAACCTCGTGTTCCTATGAAACGCCAGTTTTCGCCTTCCGGCACTCGAGCATCTCAAAATACTAACCAGGGGCCTCAGCGACAACAGCGAGGTGGTCCTAAAGCAAACCAACCTCGGGATAGGCCCCCACAACCAACGAGGTCCGAGAGTAATTATGTACCACCTTTAAAACAACCCAAAAATGGCGATGGGCCGCCGAGAGCAAGTGCTCCACAGAGACTGAGTGCTCCGCAGAGACTGAGCGGTCCGCAAAGATCGAGCGCTCCTCAGAGACAAGGCGCTCCGCAGAGACCGAGCGTTCCGCAGAGACCAGGCGCTCCGCTGAGACCGAGTGCCCCACAGCGACCGGGCGCTCCGCAGAGACCAG GCGCTCCGCAGAGACCGAGTGCCCCACAAAGAGCGAGCGCTCCACAAAGACCCGGCGCTCCGCAGAGACCGAACGTTCCACAGAGACCAGGTGCTCCGCAGAGACCGAACGTTCCACAGAGACCAGTTGCTCCGCAGAGACCGAGCGCTCCGCAGAAAGCGATTGTCCCACAGCAAGCGGCTGGTCCGCAGTCAACATTCCGCCGCCCACCACCTCCACATCTGGCGGGGaaagtatataaaaagaaaGACGCTAAGGAACGAGTCTTAATCCGTTCAGCTACGTGGCGAAACCAACTCGCGTCTGCTGTTGGGAAAGAAGTTTTGAATCTCGATTGCGACTTGCAAGGTGTTGCCCGCGAAAAAGTTTTGACGGAGGTAAAGCGTGCTATACGCATTCGGGTGCAGAAAATGTTTGGtgaaaatcataaaatgactTTACCTGATATGTTAAAGTTATATAGGGAGAAGTATACAGTTGAAACTGATAAAGAATTCTTCAATGAAGTTATGGCACACGTATTGAAGGATGGAGTCTATCCAGATGATGAAGGCTTGTTAAAAG ACATTCCACACCAAAATATGGGCCAGAATTTGATACCGAAGGAGGAACCAGATGAAGACATCATGCCTCAGTATCCGCAAGGAG ATAAGAGGTTGAATAAAT ctGTAAAGAGAACAAATACGATAATGTTTGAAAATGAGACCATGCTCGTCTCTCAGCTGGACCCTGCCATGCAGAAAGTGCTTGCTGAAGAGGTTGAAGCCGTCAGCGCATCC GTTGCGGAGGAGCTCCAAGTGGAGCCGGAGCCAGAATTCAAGGACGCCCACAACCGCCTCAAGGCTTCACTCGTCGATGACTTCAGCAAG GCTCTCAAAGTGAATATTGCAAAACGGGTCCTGAATGTTGGTCCGATAATGGTGAGGATATTCAGCATTCCGAAGATTGTGACCAGGACCAAGTTGATACCAGTTCTGTCCCAGTTTGGTATAACCAGCCTCAGGAAGTCGGAGTTTAAGAAACCTCCAATCTACTACGGGACCTGCGAGTCGTATGAGGCTCACGACAAACTATGTGCTATGGAACCGATTCTAGTTG ATGGATGCACAATAAGAATGAAACCTTTACATCTGACTGGGAAAATGAAATGGTCAGGCAACTCTTCAGGCAAGAATACAGCATCACAAGACGTGACTGAATCCACTGAGGAATACTATGATTTAGACGAAGAAATGGGAGAGGAGTTACATGCAGATGGTAACAATAGCCAGGAGGAAGATGATGATCAAATGAACGAAGAAATCGCTGACTCATTCGACCAAGACGCTAGCAATGAGCAAGAAGTTGATGAAAAAGAAACGTCTGAACGTAACGACAGTCAAAACAGTATTACACCAAGCACAGAAACCAAAATAGAAACGAGTGCTGATGAAAACACACAAGAAACATTGGTCACTTTAGTAGAAGACAGTAATGGACCTACGGAAGTGGAAAGAGAAAACAAAATAGACAATGTGGATCATGCAGTAGATAAAACAGTTGAGAAAGGTGAAACTAATGATGGGATTGAAGGAGAAAGCTGCAATGAAAATGATGGCAATTATGATGAAAACGAAGGAGATTATGGTGGTGATGAAGAGGGATATAATAAGAGTGGTAATGATGAAATGCAAGAAGGAGGAGAAGATTTAATgggagaagaagaagaagatccAAATGATTATGAGGATATTGACATGGACAACGTCGATGAAAATGATTTAGAAGATTGGTAA